Proteins encoded in a region of the Isosphaeraceae bacterium EP7 genome:
- a CDS encoding PAS domain S-box protein, with protein sequence MPAAVDSACSWADRTGALVRMLNRSSQPFIAADVDARITYANPAFEALVGYTLDELRDRTVHDITPTAWNEARGQALLSVLATGKPARYEKEYRHKEGGLVAVEAIVDLDLDDNDRPRGFLAFITDIRVRRAAERALRESEHRFRELFDQAPFGYHEIGPDGQILAVNQTECEMLGCSRESMIGRPIFDFVVEEDRELSRQAVARKFRGELPLKPIERTYQTADGRRLSVSIEERFHLDEQGRPISIRSTVQDITDRKRTEQALVASEARATALLQEVEAKNRELAFSEGRYRQLTEGSIDAVIVADRRGKITLFNPAAEHIFGFDAAEVVGQDMSMLIPEGVQEGRDVGRTLEMTGLRKDGSTFPLEISLSAVDLGGELQLLGSIRDQTERQRMRAMLGQSEKLASIGLLSAGVAHEINNPLAYVANNLAVLDRDLAGILDMVNTYEQARDRLAAVAPEVTARIAEISEDLDWEYVRDNLPKMLARTREGVQRVANIVSNLRGLARTSPPKMEQVQLPDLVEGALEMVRGRLRRHGVEVSTRHEGPPRVVCVANQISQVVLNLLINAVQAVEQFRPSGGGLIEVRTATLDDHLAVEIRDNGPGIAAEDIPRLFDPFFTTKPVGEGTGLGLSISHGIVSGHGGRIEVESCPGQGTCFRVLLPQKT encoded by the coding sequence ATGCCAGCCGCCGTGGATTCGGCCTGCTCCTGGGCCGACCGCACCGGTGCGCTCGTCCGGATGCTCAACCGCAGCTCTCAGCCGTTCATCGCCGCCGACGTGGACGCCCGGATCACCTACGCGAACCCCGCGTTCGAAGCCCTCGTCGGCTATACCCTGGACGAGCTTCGCGACCGGACCGTCCACGACATCACCCCGACGGCCTGGAACGAGGCACGCGGCCAGGCCCTTCTCTCGGTGCTCGCGACCGGCAAACCCGCCCGCTATGAAAAGGAATACCGCCACAAGGAGGGGGGGCTCGTCGCGGTCGAGGCGATCGTCGACCTGGACCTCGACGACAACGACCGCCCCCGCGGATTCCTTGCCTTCATCACCGACATCCGGGTGCGTCGCGCCGCCGAGCGGGCCCTGCGCGAGAGCGAGCACCGGTTTCGAGAACTCTTCGACCAGGCCCCGTTCGGCTACCACGAGATCGGCCCCGACGGGCAGATCCTGGCGGTCAACCAGACCGAATGCGAGATGCTGGGCTGCTCACGCGAGTCGATGATCGGCCGGCCGATCTTCGACTTCGTGGTCGAGGAGGACCGTGAGCTATCCCGCCAGGCCGTCGCGAGGAAGTTTCGAGGCGAGCTCCCGTTAAAGCCGATCGAGCGGACCTATCAGACAGCCGACGGCCGTCGGCTGTCCGTCTCGATCGAGGAACGGTTCCACCTCGACGAGCAAGGCCGGCCGATCTCGATCCGCAGCACGGTGCAGGACATCACCGACCGCAAGCGGACCGAGCAAGCCCTGGTCGCCAGCGAGGCCCGCGCGACGGCCCTGCTACAGGAAGTCGAGGCCAAGAACCGCGAGTTGGCATTCTCGGAAGGCCGCTACCGCCAGCTCACCGAGGGGAGCATCGATGCGGTGATCGTCGCCGATCGTCGCGGCAAGATTACGCTCTTCAACCCCGCCGCCGAGCACATCTTCGGATTCGATGCCGCCGAGGTCGTCGGCCAGGACATGTCCATGCTCATCCCCGAGGGGGTGCAGGAAGGGCGCGACGTCGGCCGGACTCTGGAGATGACCGGCCTGCGTAAGGACGGCTCGACCTTCCCGCTGGAGATCTCGCTCAGCGCCGTTGACCTGGGAGGCGAACTGCAACTCCTGGGCTCCATCCGCGACCAGACGGAGCGTCAGCGGATGCGCGCGATGCTCGGACAGTCGGAGAAGCTCGCCTCGATCGGTCTGCTCAGCGCCGGCGTGGCCCACGAGATCAACAACCCTCTGGCCTACGTGGCCAACAACCTGGCGGTGCTCGACCGGGACCTCGCGGGCATCCTCGACATGGTTAACACTTACGAGCAAGCCCGCGACCGCCTGGCCGCCGTGGCCCCCGAGGTGACGGCCAGGATCGCCGAGATCTCCGAGGACCTGGACTGGGAATATGTCCGAGACAACCTGCCGAAGATGCTGGCCCGTACCCGCGAGGGGGTGCAGCGCGTGGCCAACATCGTCTCGAACCTGCGAGGGCTTGCCCGCACCTCGCCCCCCAAGATGGAGCAGGTCCAGCTCCCCGACCTCGTCGAGGGGGCGCTCGAGATGGTACGCGGCCGGCTGAGGCGGCACGGCGTCGAGGTCTCGACCCGGCACGAGGGCCCGCCCAGGGTTGTCTGCGTCGCGAACCAGATCAGCCAGGTCGTGCTCAACCTGCTCATCAACGCCGTGCAGGCGGTCGAGCAATTCAGGCCCTCCGGCGGCGGCCTGATCGAGGTGCGTACCGCCACGCTCGACGACCATCTCGCCGTCGAGATCCGTGACAACGGGCCGGGAATCGCCGCCGAGGACATCCCCAGGCTGTTCGATCCGTTCTTCACCACCAAGCCGGTGGGAGAAGGGACCGGGCTGGGACTGTCCATCTCGCACGGGATCGTCAGCGGCCACGGCGGACGGATCGAGGTCGAGTCGTGTCCCGGCCAGGGCACCTGCTTCCGGGTCCTCCTGCCGCAGAAGACCTGA
- a CDS encoding response regulator: MKPVTKHTLLVVDDEPDVCDSVHNLLRREFRVLTANDAREGVRIMQEEEVHIIMTDQRMPRVTGVELLKLIKAGHPKAVRMLFTGFADLESIIDAINQGHIYQFLKKPWQPEELIDAVRQAAAEYDRLVCNGEQGQALLSEVGQLKQRISSLEAEVRRLGGSLPEPDGA, from the coding sequence ATGAAGCCAGTCACCAAGCACACTCTCCTGGTCGTCGACGACGAGCCCGACGTCTGCGACTCGGTGCACAACCTCCTCAGACGCGAGTTCCGGGTCCTCACGGCGAACGACGCCCGTGAGGGAGTCCGGATCATGCAGGAGGAAGAGGTGCACATCATCATGACCGACCAGAGGATGCCGCGAGTCACGGGCGTCGAGCTCCTCAAGCTGATCAAGGCCGGGCACCCCAAGGCGGTCCGGATGCTGTTCACCGGCTTCGCCGACCTGGAGTCGATCATCGACGCGATCAACCAGGGGCACATCTACCAGTTCCTCAAGAAGCCCTGGCAGCCCGAAGAGCTGATCGACGCGGTCCGCCAGGCCGCCGCCGAATACGACCGCCTCGTCTGCAACGGAGAGCAAGGCCAGGCCCTGCTCTCCGAGGTCGGGCAGCTGAAACAACGCATCTCCAGCCTCGAGGCGGAAGTCCGCCGCCTCGGCGGAAGCCTGCCCGAACCCGACGGAGCTTGA
- a CDS encoding hybrid sensor histidine kinase/response regulator → MEEPRPTLLVVDDEKDVLESVRHFFRRSYRVVTAEGGASALEILRREPVHVILSDQRMPGISGDELLRQARDIQPDAVRLLFTGYADLPAVIRAVNEGQIFRYISKPWDAAELESIVRQAAAQATLLAERKALMAELTRTNADLSRANRDLAEADQLKTAFLEVASHEFNTPITLILGLSELLLLSGAEREPMMVEMLEALSAGAQQLARMVANTLTLLHGNDFRQTMRTSPVDLTALLRSDAEKLAPFLGARGQTLTLDLADNLGTFEVDADKVSGAVVNLLTNAIKFTPDGGTIRLEAAADDEGATIRVVDTGIGIDPAALRRLFTPFFTELDASRHSSGDFGFNKRGLGLGLSLVRLFAEMHGGRVHAESDPGSGSTVTIWVPRRPIQDRPPVSEAGRAPSTGSVATP, encoded by the coding sequence ATGGAAGAACCTCGCCCCACGCTGCTGGTCGTCGACGACGAGAAGGACGTTCTCGAGAGCGTCCGCCATTTCTTCAGGCGCTCTTACCGAGTCGTAACCGCCGAGGGGGGCGCCTCGGCCCTGGAAATCCTCCGACGCGAGCCCGTGCACGTCATCCTGTCCGACCAGCGGATGCCGGGAATCTCCGGCGACGAGCTGCTGCGCCAGGCCCGCGACATCCAGCCCGACGCCGTCCGACTGCTCTTCACCGGCTACGCCGACCTGCCCGCGGTGATCCGGGCCGTCAACGAAGGCCAGATCTTCCGCTACATCAGCAAGCCCTGGGACGCCGCAGAGCTCGAGTCCATCGTCCGCCAGGCCGCCGCCCAGGCCACCTTGCTGGCCGAGCGCAAGGCCTTGATGGCCGAGCTCACCCGCACCAACGCCGACCTGAGCCGGGCCAACCGAGACCTGGCCGAGGCCGACCAGCTCAAGACCGCCTTCCTCGAGGTGGCCAGCCACGAGTTCAACACTCCCATCACCCTGATCCTCGGCCTCAGCGAACTTCTCCTCCTCTCGGGGGCCGAACGCGAACCGATGATGGTCGAGATGCTGGAGGCACTCTCCGCGGGCGCCCAGCAGCTCGCCAGGATGGTGGCCAACACCCTCACACTGCTCCACGGCAACGACTTCCGCCAGACCATGCGCACCAGTCCGGTGGATCTGACCGCCCTCCTGCGTTCCGACGCCGAGAAGCTCGCCCCGTTCCTGGGCGCACGCGGTCAGACCCTGACGCTCGACCTGGCCGACAACCTGGGCACCTTCGAGGTGGACGCCGATAAGGTCTCGGGCGCGGTGGTCAATCTCCTCACCAACGCCATCAAATTCACCCCTGATGGCGGTACGATCCGGCTGGAAGCCGCGGCCGACGATGAAGGCGCGACGATCCGCGTGGTCGACACCGGAATCGGCATCGACCCGGCGGCACTCCGGCGGCTGTTCACCCCCTTCTTCACCGAGCTGGATGCGAGCCGGCATTCCTCGGGCGACTTCGGATTCAACAAGCGAGGGCTCGGGCTGGGACTCTCCCTGGTCCGCCTTTTCGCCGAGATGCACGGCGGCCGGGTCCATGCCGAGAGCGACCCGGGTTCCGGCTCGACCGTCACGATCTGGGTCCCGCGCCGTCCAATCCAGGATCGGCCGCCCGTCTCCGAGGCCGGCCGTGCACCGTCGACCGGGTCCGTCGCCACCCCTTGA
- a CDS encoding response regulator has translation MPTALIVEDEPEANRLLGMLVQLKGYRAESAYTGAEALAIARRQPPDIIFLDLMLPDVSGHDVCRTLKADRETDQVPVVMVTARLAPENRREGFRVGAEEYIAKPYLPDQIFRAMAEAASNRKQMDQGELAGLITLDDADPTTWRELSRLLTLARSITPLDPAVIDAARSLVDEAMVEALPGHVTPTLAYHLDDDRLTLHLTADPAWVASLRRPDSDRLDRICRPTPTFDQIAVDPVKGLLTLSCHRPAGRAQPPENTI, from the coding sequence ATGCCGACCGCCCTGATCGTCGAGGATGAGCCCGAGGCCAATCGCCTGCTCGGGATGTTGGTCCAGCTGAAGGGCTATCGGGCCGAGAGCGCCTACACCGGGGCCGAGGCGCTGGCTATCGCGCGCCGCCAGCCCCCCGACATCATCTTCCTCGACCTGATGCTGCCCGACGTGAGCGGCCACGACGTCTGCCGGACCCTGAAGGCAGACCGGGAGACCGACCAGGTCCCCGTCGTCATGGTCACGGCCCGGCTCGCCCCCGAGAACCGCCGAGAGGGTTTCCGCGTCGGCGCCGAGGAGTACATCGCCAAGCCCTACCTGCCCGACCAGATCTTCCGGGCGATGGCCGAGGCCGCATCCAATCGGAAGCAGATGGATCAAGGGGAGCTCGCCGGCCTAATCACCCTTGATGACGCCGATCCGACGACCTGGCGGGAACTCTCCCGGCTGCTGACCTTGGCCCGTTCCATCACGCCGCTCGACCCCGCCGTCATCGACGCCGCGAGGTCCCTTGTTGACGAGGCCATGGTCGAGGCCCTGCCCGGCCACGTGACTCCGACGCTCGCCTACCACCTCGACGACGACCGCCTGACCCTCCACCTGACGGCCGACCCTGCCTGGGTCGCGAGTCTGAGACGACCCGACTCCGACCGCCTCGACCGGATTTGTCGGCCCACCCCCACATTCGACCAGATCGCTGTCGACCCGGTGAAGGGGCTCCTGACCCTGTCCTGCCACCGACCCGCCGGAAGGGCCCAGCCCCCCGAAAACACAATCTGA
- a CDS encoding IS630 family transposase, with translation MEVSPRRPRHGRPRPSPPDDVRGAAGHRRVAPLAHRPGPPGRASPHRPGGRLRPIGPHHRCGPRLLAADRLCLDPSLQRAGHGRPPGAAPRRPTADLYRRPAGRGPGRRADRPPGPGPALRLLDARPPGGLPQRAEGHRHQAESDRRDPRGGGPPLAQAGDVVRRAGGPRIRRKKGAIERLYREPPADSAVVCLDEMGPESAKSFPGQNPLRTKPETTAEGSRQPAGRARQEADYGRRGKGYVFGAFRPATGEAFTRPYDSRSTRNWVEFLGQVEAWVPADAERVYAILDNLSAHRATDVLLFSLAHPRWEFVFQPVSAAYLNLIEPWWKVLRSLALKGRRFETWEEICQAVERATAYWNAHRHPFVWGRRRRHQPRRTPGIAAVPGVRTLAG, from the coding sequence ATGGAGGTATCTCCCAGGAGACCTCGCCATGGCCGCCCGCGTCCTTCTCCGCCCGATGACGTCCGAGGAGCAGCAGGCCATCGCCGAGTTGCTCCACTCGCGCACCGCCCCGGTCCGCCTGGTCGAGCGAGCCCGCATCGTCCAGGAGGCCGCCTACGGCCGATCGGCCCCCACCATCGCTGCGGCCCTCGGCTGCTCGCGGCCGACCGTCTATGCTTGGATCCGTCGCTTCAGCGAGCTGGGCATGGCCGGCCTCCAGGAGCGGCCCCGCGCCGGCCGACCGCCGACCTATACCGTCGACCAGCGGGCCGAGGTCCTGGCCGTCGCGCTGACCGCCCCCCAGGACCTGGGCCTGCCCTTCGGCTGCTGGACGCTCGACCGCCTGGAGGCCTACCTCAACGAGCAGAAGGACATCGCCATCAAGCGGAGTCGGATCGACGAGATCCTCGCGGAGGAGGGCCTCCGCTGGCGCAAGCAGGAGACGTGGTTCGGCGAGCGGGTGGACCCCGAATTCGCCGAAAAAAGGGGGCCATCGAGCGACTCTACCGCGAGCCTCCGGCGGATTCGGCGGTCGTCTGCCTCGACGAAATGGGGCCGGAGAGCGCCAAAAGCTTCCCGGGACAGAACCCCCTGCGAACCAAGCCCGAGACGACGGCCGAGGGCAGCCGCCAGCCCGCCGGCCGCGCTCGGCAGGAGGCCGACTACGGCCGCCGCGGCAAGGGTTACGTCTTCGGCGCCTTCCGACCCGCCACTGGCGAAGCCTTCACCCGCCCCTACGACAGCCGCTCGACCCGCAACTGGGTCGAGTTCCTCGGCCAGGTCGAGGCGTGGGTCCCGGCGGACGCCGAACGGGTCTACGCCATCCTCGACAACCTGAGCGCCCACCGCGCCACCGACGTGCTGCTGTTCAGCCTGGCCCATCCCCGCTGGGAGTTCGTCTTCCAGCCAGTCTCCGCGGCGTACCTGAACCTGATCGAGCCGTGGTGGAAGGTGCTGAGAAGCCTGGCGTTGAAGGGCCGCCGGTTCGAGACTTGGGAGGAGATCTGCCAGGCGGTCGAACGAGCGACAGCGTACTGGAACGCGCATCGTCACCCCTTCGTCTGGGGCCGTCGTCGTCGCCATCAACCACGCCGAACGCCGGGAATCGCCGCCGTACCGGGTGTCAGGACACTTGCCGGATGA